In one window of Desulforhabdus amnigena DNA:
- the ilvB gene encoding biosynthetic-type acetolactate synthase large subunit yields MKLTGAQILFECLKREGVDVIFGFPGGSVLDLYHEMPNSGIRHILVRHEQGAAHMADGYARATGRVGVCLVTSGPGATNTVTGVATAYMDSVPMVVITGQVPTAMIGDDAFQEVDIIGITRPCTKHSYLVRDVNDLARVIKEAFYLARTGRPGPVVVDLPKDVQQAQTDFRYPKRIDLPGYHPTMEAHMGQIKRAYQVMKKARHPVLYMGGGVVHSGAYEELLRFAEMTQIPVTGTLMGLGSFPATITDSSGHKELHPLWLGMLGMHGTYRANMAVSHSDVLIAVGARFDDRVTGKISGFAPKAKIIHIDIDPTSISKNVEVDIPIVGDCRNALQKLIQMAEAEPIEGLTELRAGWLNQIREWQKTYPLTYQQEGDVIKPQYVVESIYKVSNGEAIITTEVGQNQMWTAQYYHFEHPRCFLTSGGLGTMGYGLPAAIGAQVGFPDRLVVDIAGDGSIQMNIQEVITAVCNGLPVKVAILNNRFLGMVRQWQELFYDKRYCGTCLDASPDFVKLAEAYGAVGIRATKPEEVEPVLREAFSINKPVLMDFIVAPEEGVYPMVPAGKSISEMLLV; encoded by the coding sequence ATGAAGCTGACAGGAGCACAGATCTTATTTGAATGCCTCAAACGGGAAGGCGTGGACGTTATCTTCGGTTTTCCGGGGGGATCGGTTCTGGACCTTTACCATGAGATGCCAAATTCCGGTATTCGCCATATCCTGGTCCGCCACGAACAGGGGGCGGCTCATATGGCCGATGGATACGCCCGGGCCACGGGGCGGGTAGGCGTGTGTCTGGTTACCTCCGGTCCGGGTGCGACCAACACGGTGACAGGAGTGGCGACAGCGTATATGGACTCCGTCCCGATGGTGGTCATCACGGGACAGGTGCCTACTGCCATGATCGGTGATGACGCCTTTCAGGAGGTGGATATCATCGGGATCACGAGACCCTGTACCAAGCACAGCTATCTCGTAAGGGATGTCAACGATCTTGCGCGGGTGATCAAAGAGGCTTTTTATCTGGCTCGAACGGGGCGTCCCGGTCCGGTGGTCGTGGACTTGCCCAAAGACGTTCAGCAGGCGCAGACGGATTTTCGTTATCCCAAACGCATCGACCTGCCCGGCTATCACCCGACGATGGAAGCTCACATGGGGCAGATCAAGCGGGCTTACCAGGTCATGAAGAAGGCCAGGCATCCCGTGCTTTATATGGGTGGAGGTGTAGTGCATTCGGGCGCCTACGAGGAGCTTCTTCGTTTTGCAGAAATGACGCAGATCCCCGTGACGGGCACACTCATGGGCCTTGGCAGTTTCCCCGCGACGATCACGGACTCTTCCGGTCACAAGGAGCTTCACCCTCTCTGGCTGGGCATGTTGGGGATGCATGGAACTTACAGGGCCAATATGGCCGTTTCCCACTCGGACGTCTTGATTGCCGTGGGAGCCCGGTTCGATGACCGTGTGACGGGAAAAATCAGCGGGTTTGCTCCCAAGGCAAAGATCATCCATATCGATATCGATCCCACGAGCATCAGCAAGAATGTCGAAGTGGACATTCCCATCGTGGGGGATTGCAGGAATGCCCTTCAGAAGCTGATCCAGATGGCTGAAGCCGAACCCATCGAAGGGTTGACGGAACTGCGCGCCGGCTGGTTGAATCAGATACGGGAATGGCAGAAGACTTACCCGCTGACCTATCAGCAGGAAGGGGATGTGATCAAGCCTCAATACGTTGTGGAATCCATTTACAAGGTCTCCAACGGCGAGGCGATCATCACGACGGAGGTGGGCCAGAACCAGATGTGGACCGCCCAATATTATCATTTCGAACATCCCCGTTGCTTTTTGACATCGGGTGGCCTGGGCACCATGGGCTATGGACTTCCGGCAGCTATCGGGGCGCAGGTGGGATTTCCGGACCGGCTGGTCGTTGACATTGCTGGAGACGGAAGCATTCAGATGAATATCCAAGAAGTCATCACGGCTGTCTGCAACGGGTTGCCCGTGAAAGTCGCCATCTTGAACAACCGGTTCCTGGGTATGGTGCGCCAGTGGCAGGAACTTTTTTACGACAAGAGGTATTGCGGTACCTGCCTGGATGCTTCCCCGGATTTTGTAAAACTCGCCGAAGCCTATGGAGCCGTAGGGATCAGGGCCACGAAGCCCGAAGAGGTGGAGCCGGTCCTTCGGGAAGCCTTTTCCATCAACAAGCCGGTTCTCATGGATTTCATCGTGGCGCCCGAAGAAGGGGTTTATCCCATGGTGCCTGCAGGAAAGAGCATCTCGGAAATGTTGCTGGTATGA
- the ilvN gene encoding acetolactate synthase small subunit — MENNKQRHTIGILVQNRPGVLARVVGLLSGRGFNIENITAAETNEPGITRITLVTSGDRRVLSQIVKQINKLVDTLKVFDFSETEFVDREMALIKVRAEEQTRAEVLRIVDIFRAKVVDVSPQFYTLEVTGNDSKISAIIELLSQIGIVEIARTGKAALARSKKH, encoded by the coding sequence ATGGAAAACAACAAGCAAAGGCATACGATAGGTATATTGGTGCAAAACCGCCCCGGAGTTCTTGCACGGGTGGTCGGACTCTTGAGCGGCAGAGGGTTCAATATAGAAAATATCACTGCGGCTGAAACCAATGAACCCGGTATAACACGCATCACTTTGGTGACCAGCGGAGACCGGCGCGTTTTGTCGCAAATCGTAAAACAGATCAATAAGCTGGTAGATACTCTCAAGGTCTTTGATTTCTCTGAAACCGAGTTCGTTGACCGTGAAATGGCCCTCATCAAGGTGCGCGCCGAAGAACAGACGCGGGCTGAAGTCCTGCGCATCGTGGACATCTTTCGAGCCAAGGTCGTGGATGTCAGCCCTCAATTTTATACGCTTGAAGTCACGGGAAACGATAGCAAGATTTCCGCGATCATTGAACTTCTGAGCCAGATTGGCATTGTGGAAATAGCGCGGACCGGGAAGGCCGCGCTGGCTCGAAGCAAAAAACACTGA
- the ilvC gene encoding ketol-acid reductoisomerase — protein MQIFYEADADLNVLRGKKVAVIGYGSQGHAQAQNLRDSGVEVIVGQRPGSANYDKAVEDGFEPVSAREAAEEGDVIQILTPDHAQAALYHQDVAPCMKAGKTLLFSHGFNIHYGQILPPANVDVVMVAPKGPGHLVRSEYVRGAGVPALYAVHQDATGHAVQTALAYAKGIGATRAGVLETTFKEETETDLFGEQSVLCGGVSELIKAGFDTLVEAGYQPEIAFFECMHELKLIVDLIYRGGLAYMRYSISDTAEYGDLTRGKRVITEETRKEMKKILGEIQSGAFARDWILENQAGRPMFRATRESEKRLLLEEVGSRLRAMMPFLDAVKMI, from the coding sequence ATGCAGATTTTTTATGAGGCAGATGCAGATTTGAATGTACTTCGTGGGAAGAAAGTGGCGGTGATCGGCTATGGGAGCCAGGGGCACGCCCAGGCGCAGAACCTTCGCGACAGCGGTGTGGAAGTGATCGTGGGGCAGCGTCCCGGTTCAGCCAACTACGACAAGGCGGTGGAGGACGGTTTTGAGCCCGTTTCCGCCCGCGAGGCTGCCGAAGAGGGCGATGTCATTCAAATCCTCACTCCCGATCATGCCCAGGCTGCTCTTTATCATCAGGATGTGGCCCCCTGTATGAAAGCGGGTAAGACGCTTCTTTTTTCCCACGGCTTCAATATCCATTACGGCCAGATCCTTCCGCCTGCAAATGTGGATGTAGTCATGGTGGCGCCCAAGGGGCCCGGACATCTCGTGCGCAGCGAATATGTACGTGGCGCGGGTGTGCCGGCTCTCTACGCCGTGCATCAGGATGCCACCGGGCATGCGGTTCAGACGGCTCTGGCCTATGCCAAGGGAATCGGGGCCACTCGAGCCGGCGTGCTGGAAACGACCTTCAAAGAGGAAACCGAAACGGATCTTTTCGGCGAGCAGAGCGTACTTTGCGGTGGAGTGTCCGAACTGATCAAAGCGGGCTTCGACACTCTGGTTGAGGCGGGCTATCAGCCTGAGATCGCATTTTTTGAATGCATGCACGAACTGAAACTGATCGTGGACCTCATCTATCGGGGGGGGCTGGCCTATATGCGCTACTCCATCAGTGATACCGCTGAATATGGCGACCTGACTCGCGGGAAGAGAGTCATCACGGAAGAGACGCGCAAAGAGATGAAGAAAATATTGGGAGAAATTCAGTCGGGTGCATTCGCAAGAGATTGGATTCTCGAGAATCAGGCAGGTCGTCCCATGTTCCGGGCTACACGGGAAAGTGAAAAGAGACTTCTTCTCGAAGAAGTGGGGAGCCGCCTTCGGGCCATGATGCCTTTCCTGGATGCGGTAAAAATGATTTAA
- a CDS encoding phosphatidylserine decarboxylase family protein — translation MHIPIAREGVPYLLAAVFTTLVTAVLGCALLTWPLLVLTLLMGHFFRDPERILIAEPQDVISPAEGRIVCIERVESTRFIDKPCLKIGIFMTVFDVHVNRIPCSGTLQGMFYQKGRFLSASLERASIENEQNWLWIRTETGADVIVTQVAGLIARRIVCWPTVGDRVIRGERFGMIRFGSRLDVYVPENSEVLVRKGEHVYGGETALCRLK, via the coding sequence ATGCACATCCCGATTGCCAGGGAAGGGGTGCCTTATTTGCTCGCGGCGGTGTTCACCACGCTCGTCACCGCCGTTTTGGGCTGTGCCCTGTTGACCTGGCCCCTCCTCGTCCTGACTCTGTTGATGGGGCATTTTTTCCGCGATCCCGAAAGGATTCTCATTGCAGAGCCTCAGGATGTCATTTCCCCTGCCGAAGGCAGGATCGTCTGCATCGAACGAGTGGAATCGACTCGTTTCATCGATAAGCCCTGCTTGAAGATCGGTATTTTCATGACCGTTTTCGATGTGCACGTGAACCGGATTCCCTGTTCCGGGACCCTTCAGGGAATGTTCTACCAGAAAGGGCGTTTTTTGTCGGCAAGTTTGGAACGTGCGAGCATTGAAAATGAGCAGAACTGGCTGTGGATTCGCACGGAGACAGGTGCGGATGTGATCGTGACCCAGGTGGCCGGGCTGATTGCGCGACGCATTGTCTGTTGGCCGACCGTGGGAGATCGAGTCATCCGCGGAGAGCGTTTCGGTATGATTCGTTTCGGTTCCCGATTGGATGTCTATGTGCCTGAGAACAGCGAAGTTTTAGTGCGAAAGGGTGAGCATGTCTACGGGGGTGAAACCGCATTATGTCGGCTGAAATAA
- the pssA gene encoding CDP-diacylglycerol--serine O-phosphatidyltransferase produces the protein MSAEIKKRRPRKKRWRQFNEESEIHLGAYIIPNLFTTANLFSGFFGIINSINGRFEVAAVAIIVSCIFDILDGKVARLTRATSRFGVEYDSLADLVAFGVGPGLLMYLWALKPFGRLGWLAAFLFMACGALRLARFNVQAETASKKYFTGLPIPGAASMVATTVLFCHEWAVSSDFYAVNLSFLLMTYLLGFLMVSNVPFNSFKEVEMIKAKPLPVLFGAVMLLTIIAVNPSSMLFVLAVIYVCSGPVGYLFLHRRITRTAQAPDLADKAPQGQESPDQSQPEQHQ, from the coding sequence ATGTCGGCTGAAATAAAAAAACGACGCCCGAGGAAGAAGAGATGGCGGCAGTTCAACGAAGAGAGTGAAATCCATCTTGGGGCGTACATCATTCCCAATCTGTTCACCACGGCGAATCTCTTCAGTGGTTTTTTCGGCATCATCAATTCCATCAACGGAAGATTCGAAGTTGCCGCTGTGGCAATCATCGTTTCGTGTATTTTTGACATCCTGGATGGAAAGGTGGCGCGCCTGACGCGTGCGACCAGCCGGTTCGGCGTGGAATACGATTCCTTGGCAGACCTGGTGGCCTTCGGTGTGGGACCGGGGCTTCTCATGTATCTGTGGGCTTTGAAGCCCTTCGGTCGTCTGGGCTGGCTGGCCGCTTTTCTTTTTATGGCGTGCGGCGCCTTGCGTCTCGCTCGTTTCAATGTCCAGGCGGAGACTGCAAGCAAGAAGTACTTTACCGGCCTTCCCATACCGGGCGCTGCAAGCATGGTGGCCACTACGGTACTCTTTTGCCACGAATGGGCCGTATCCTCCGATTTCTATGCGGTAAATCTCTCCTTCCTGCTGATGACCTATCTGCTCGGATTCCTGATGGTCAGTAATGTTCCCTTCAACAGTTTCAAAGAGGTAGAAATGATCAAGGCAAAACCTTTGCCGGTCCTCTTTGGAGCTGTGATGCTCCTGACCATCATAGCGGTGAATCCCTCTTCCATGCTGTTTGTGCTCGCCGTGATTTATGTCTGCTCCGGACCCGTTGGTTATCTTTTTTTGCACCGCAGAATCACTCGAACGGCTCAAGCTCCCGATCTGGCAGATAAGGCGCCGCAGGGGCAGGAAAGTCCGGATCAATCCCAACCGGAGCAACACCAATAG
- the leuC gene encoding 3-isopropylmalate dehydratase large subunit, translating into MAMTISEKILAKHADKSQVQPDELVEVKVDFALGNDITAPLAIDAFRRAGAKKVFDRERIALVPDHFTPNKDIASAMQVQILREFAKEQNLKHFFEVGRMGVEHALLPELGLVLPGDVVIGADSHTCTYGALGAFATGVGSTDLAAAMMTGKIWFRVPHSIKFIYRGKRRPWVGGKDLILYTIGRIGVDGARYRAMEFTGEVIDNLPMADRLTMSNMAIEAGAKVGIIAPDKTTEEYVKGRAQRSYEFYRSDADAAYETVYDWDVSGFEPMVALPHSPGNVRPVTDLPEIAIDQVVIGSCTNGRLEDLREAAKVLKGKKVAPNVRCLVIPATQNIYRKAMEEGLIEIFLDAEAAVSTPTCGPCLGGHMGILAAGERAVATTNRNFVGRMGHPESEVYLSNPAVAAASAIAGKIIHPKDV; encoded by the coding sequence ATGGCAATGACCATCAGTGAAAAAATCCTGGCGAAACACGCTGACAAATCTCAAGTGCAGCCTGACGAACTTGTGGAGGTCAAGGTAGATTTCGCTCTGGGCAATGATATTACCGCTCCTCTGGCGATCGATGCATTTCGCCGTGCTGGAGCGAAGAAGGTTTTTGACCGGGAACGCATAGCTCTGGTTCCCGATCATTTCACGCCGAACAAAGACATTGCATCGGCAATGCAGGTTCAGATTCTGAGAGAGTTTGCAAAAGAACAGAACCTCAAGCACTTTTTTGAAGTCGGTCGTATGGGGGTGGAGCACGCTCTTCTTCCCGAGTTGGGATTGGTGCTGCCCGGGGATGTGGTCATCGGGGCCGACAGCCACACCTGTACCTACGGGGCTTTGGGTGCCTTTGCGACGGGTGTCGGCAGCACGGACCTGGCTGCAGCCATGATGACGGGCAAAATATGGTTCAGAGTCCCCCATTCCATAAAGTTCATCTATCGAGGCAAACGAAGACCCTGGGTGGGGGGCAAAGACCTGATCCTCTACACCATCGGGCGGATTGGCGTCGATGGCGCGCGCTACCGGGCGATGGAGTTCACGGGTGAGGTGATTGACAATCTTCCCATGGCGGATCGGTTGACCATGTCCAATATGGCCATCGAAGCCGGCGCGAAGGTGGGCATCATAGCTCCTGATAAAACGACCGAAGAATATGTAAAGGGCAGGGCTCAGCGTTCTTATGAATTTTATCGAAGTGATGCGGACGCAGCTTATGAGACGGTCTACGATTGGGATGTATCCGGATTTGAACCCATGGTAGCTTTGCCTCATTCTCCCGGGAATGTGCGCCCCGTGACGGATCTGCCGGAGATTGCAATCGATCAGGTCGTCATCGGTTCCTGCACGAACGGGCGTCTCGAGGACCTGAGGGAAGCGGCCAAAGTCCTCAAAGGAAAGAAGGTCGCTCCCAATGTCCGATGCCTGGTCATTCCCGCGACCCAGAATATTTATCGGAAGGCCATGGAGGAAGGGCTCATCGAAATCTTCCTCGATGCCGAAGCGGCCGTCAGTACTCCCACCTGCGGCCCTTGTCTGGGGGGACACATGGGGATTCTCGCGGCGGGAGAAAGGGCCGTGGCAACGACCAACAGAAATTTTGTCGGCCGCATGGGGCATCCCGAAAGCGAAGTCTATTTGAGCAATCCTGCAGTGGCTGCAGCTTCCGCCATCGCCGGGAAAATCATTCACCCCAAGGATGTTTGA
- a CDS encoding 3-isopropylmalate dehydratase small subunit, with protein sequence MQIRGKAWKFGDDVDTDAIIPARYLNTSDTKVLAAHCMEDADPEFSGKVRAGDIIVAGKNFGCGSSREHAPIAIKGAGVSCVIAHSFARIFYRNAFNMGLPILECPEAASAIATGDEVEVNLEDGRIVNHTRKQTYRAQAVPPFMQKLLQAGGLMAYVREQMLQEED encoded by the coding sequence ATGCAAATCAGAGGAAAGGCGTGGAAATTTGGGGATGATGTCGACACGGATGCCATCATTCCTGCGCGTTATCTCAATACTTCGGATACAAAAGTTCTGGCTGCCCATTGTATGGAAGATGCCGATCCCGAATTCTCCGGCAAAGTCCGAGCGGGGGATATCATTGTGGCAGGAAAGAATTTTGGCTGCGGGTCGTCCCGTGAACACGCCCCTATCGCCATCAAGGGTGCCGGGGTGAGCTGTGTGATTGCCCACAGCTTCGCACGCATATTCTACCGGAACGCATTCAATATGGGGCTCCCCATCCTGGAATGCCCCGAGGCTGCCTCAGCCATTGCCACGGGCGATGAAGTGGAAGTGAATCTGGAGGATGGACGTATTGTCAACCATACTCGAAAGCAGACGTACCGGGCTCAGGCTGTGCCCCCCTTCATGCAGAAACTTCTGCAGGCCGGAGGACTCATGGCATACGTTCGTGAACAGATGCTCCAGGAAGAAGATTAA
- a CDS encoding 3-isopropylmalate dehydrogenase: MAQNKNYRIAVLPGDGTGPEVIREALKALNAVAEKEAFKVEEVHYDLGGERYLRTGEILPESVLEELRTFDAILLGAIGHPDVKPGILEKGLLLELRFQLDQYINLRPVILYPGVDTPLKDKGPEDINFVVVRENTEGLYAGSGGILRKGTLHEVAVQESINTRMGVERCLRFAFDYCRRRNQRKKLTLCGKTNVLTYAFDLWQRVFNLIAEEYTDITTDYAHVDATCMWMVKNPEWFDVIVTDNMFGDIITDLGAMIQGGMGIAAGGNINPEGVSMFEPIGGSAPKYTGKNIINPMAAIGAAQMMLEHLGEGSAAGRMEAAIRKVVVEDLKSLSAGHMGYSTSEVGDLVADYISKSA, encoded by the coding sequence ATGGCCCAGAATAAGAATTACCGCATTGCTGTACTTCCTGGAGACGGAACCGGTCCCGAGGTGATCCGGGAAGCCCTCAAGGCCCTGAACGCGGTGGCTGAAAAAGAAGCTTTCAAGGTGGAAGAGGTTCATTACGATCTGGGTGGGGAGCGTTACCTGCGCACTGGAGAAATCCTTCCCGAAAGCGTGCTGGAGGAACTGAGGACTTTCGACGCCATTCTTTTGGGCGCTATTGGGCATCCCGATGTAAAGCCCGGGATTCTGGAAAAGGGACTCCTTCTGGAGCTTCGCTTTCAGCTGGATCAATACATCAACCTGCGCCCCGTGATCCTCTATCCCGGTGTGGATACTCCCTTGAAAGACAAAGGCCCGGAAGATATCAACTTCGTAGTGGTCCGCGAGAATACCGAGGGGCTCTACGCCGGTTCGGGAGGCATTTTGAGGAAGGGGACCCTTCACGAAGTGGCGGTCCAGGAATCCATCAATACCCGAATGGGAGTGGAGCGCTGCCTGAGATTTGCTTTCGATTACTGTCGCCGTCGAAACCAGCGCAAAAAGCTTACCTTGTGCGGTAAGACGAACGTTTTGACCTATGCGTTCGATCTCTGGCAACGGGTTTTCAATCTGATCGCTGAGGAATATACCGATATCACGACGGACTACGCTCACGTCGATGCCACGTGCATGTGGATGGTAAAGAATCCGGAATGGTTTGACGTGATTGTAACGGACAATATGTTCGGTGATATCATAACGGATCTGGGCGCCATGATTCAGGGCGGAATGGGTATCGCGGCGGGAGGAAATATCAATCCCGAAGGGGTCTCCATGTTTGAACCCATTGGTGGTTCCGCTCCCAAGTATACCGGCAAGAATATCATCAACCCCATGGCTGCCATTGGTGCGGCGCAGATGATGCTGGAGCATCTGGGCGAAGGTTCGGCGGCCGGGAGAATGGAGGCCGCGATCCGCAAGGTCGTGGTAGAGGATCTGAAGAGTCTTTCTGCGGGGCACATGGGCTATTCGACGAGCGAAGTCGGAGATCTTGTGGCTGACTATATCAGCAAAAGCGCCTGA
- a CDS encoding aspartate-semialdehyde dehydrogenase: MGEKSYQVAVVGATGAVGNLMVRVLEERGFPVKDLRLLASFRSVGKTLSYKGGCIPVEELKEDSFKGVEIALFSAGGSVSKKFAPIAAAAGCVVIDNSSAFRMDPNVPLVVPEVNPDALVKGPGIIANPNCSTIQMVVALKPIYDAVGIKRIVVTTFQAVSGTGKRAIEELRNQVEALVQGKEPKMEIYPRQIAFNCFPHIGAFLENGYTEEEMKMVNETRKIFNDPNIGVCATTVRVPVYYGHSEAVNIETKAPISVERVRELLSQAPGVRVVDDPANLCYPVPLDAAGKDETLVGRIRLDPSVENGLAMWVVADNIRKGAASNAVQIAETMMARNLL; this comes from the coding sequence ATGGGAGAAAAATCTTATCAAGTTGCAGTAGTGGGGGCAACCGGGGCGGTTGGGAATCTGATGGTCCGGGTTTTGGAAGAACGGGGATTCCCGGTCAAGGATCTGAGGCTCCTGGCGTCCTTCAGGTCGGTCGGAAAGACCCTCTCTTACAAGGGGGGGTGCATTCCCGTCGAAGAACTCAAGGAGGATTCCTTCAAGGGGGTCGAGATCGCGCTTTTTTCTGCGGGGGGAAGCGTCAGCAAGAAGTTTGCTCCCATTGCGGCTGCAGCCGGATGCGTGGTCATCGATAATTCCAGTGCGTTCCGCATGGACCCCAATGTCCCCCTGGTGGTTCCCGAAGTGAATCCCGATGCTCTGGTGAAGGGGCCTGGAATCATCGCCAATCCAAACTGCTCGACCATTCAGATGGTCGTAGCGCTCAAGCCCATTTACGATGCGGTGGGGATCAAACGGATCGTGGTGACAACTTTTCAGGCGGTTTCCGGAACCGGGAAGCGGGCCATAGAAGAATTACGAAACCAGGTGGAAGCCCTGGTGCAGGGGAAAGAGCCGAAAATGGAAATCTATCCCCGCCAGATCGCCTTCAACTGCTTTCCGCACATTGGAGCGTTCCTGGAGAACGGATATACCGAAGAAGAGATGAAGATGGTCAACGAAACCCGCAAGATTTTCAACGACCCGAATATCGGAGTCTGTGCGACCACCGTGCGGGTTCCGGTGTATTATGGCCATTCTGAAGCGGTGAATATTGAAACAAAGGCTCCCATTTCGGTGGAAAGGGTGCGCGAGTTGCTCTCCCAGGCTCCGGGAGTGCGTGTTGTGGATGATCCCGCCAACTTGTGCTATCCTGTGCCCCTTGATGCAGCGGGGAAAGATGAGACCCTGGTCGGGCGCATCCGCCTGGATCCCTCTGTCGAAAACGGCCTGGCCATGTGGGTTGTAGCGGACAATATTCGAAAAGGCGCAGCCAGCAATGCTGTGCAGATAGCCGAAACCATGATGGCTCGCAACTTACTTTAG
- the rsmD gene encoding 16S rRNA (guanine(966)-N(2))-methyltransferase RsmD, producing the protein MRIVAGAFRGRRLHSPRSDKIRPTTDRVREAVFSIIAAYLPEAGVLDLFAGTGALGLEALSRGACRAVFVDQSPEAIRLIRANVALCGVQEKVKVLHGSIDQVIRRLAGEGELFDVIFLDPPYGKGYVEKTLGRLGEIARCGALVIAEHSVKDDLPRHWAGWVRTGERRYGDTMISFYERELPC; encoded by the coding sequence ATGAGGATTGTAGCTGGCGCCTTCCGCGGAAGGCGTTTGCATTCCCCCAGGAGCGATAAGATTCGTCCCACCACCGATCGGGTGCGCGAGGCTGTCTTCAGCATCATTGCGGCCTACCTTCCCGAAGCCGGTGTGCTGGATCTTTTCGCGGGAACGGGAGCGTTGGGTCTGGAGGCCCTCAGCCGCGGTGCTTGCCGGGCTGTTTTCGTGGATCAGAGTCCGGAAGCCATTCGGCTCATTCGGGCCAACGTTGCATTGTGCGGTGTTCAAGAAAAGGTGAAAGTCCTCCATGGGTCCATCGATCAGGTCATTCGACGGCTTGCCGGGGAAGGGGAATTGTTTGACGTCATTTTTTTGGATCCTCCCTATGGGAAGGGTTATGTGGAAAAGACCCTCGGACGATTGGGAGAAATCGCCCGTTGTGGAGCTTTGGTGATTGCGGAACATTCGGTCAAGGATGATCTGCCCCGGCACTGGGCAGGATGGGTGAGGACCGGGGAACGCAGGTATGGCGATACGATGATTTCTTTTTACGAGAGAGAGCTTCCTTGTTGA
- the coaD gene encoding pantetheine-phosphate adenylyltransferase, whose translation MDKLAVYPGSFDPITNGHLDLLERALKIFDRIVIAIAVHPGKKALFSLEERLQLIKDSLSGHPLEHRIRVDFFQGLLVDYVKDVRADAIVRGLRAVSDFEYEFQMALMNRKLSTEIETLFLMTGMRWIYISSRLIKEVVMSGGCVNGLVPEPVEKALIERLGRTAAKESQVVVS comes from the coding sequence ATGGACAAGTTGGCGGTCTATCCAGGGTCGTTTGATCCCATCACGAATGGTCATTTGGATCTGCTCGAGCGTGCCCTCAAAATTTTTGACCGTATCGTCATCGCCATTGCGGTTCATCCTGGAAAAAAAGCGCTTTTCAGCCTGGAAGAGCGGTTGCAGTTGATCAAGGATTCCCTGTCGGGACATCCGCTGGAACACCGTATTCGCGTAGATTTTTTTCAAGGCCTTCTTGTCGATTATGTCAAAGATGTCCGGGCGGATGCTATCGTGAGGGGATTGAGGGCGGTGAGTGATTTCGAGTATGAATTTCAGATGGCCCTCATGAACAGGAAGCTCAGCACCGAAATCGAAACGCTCTTTCTCATGACGGGGATGCGGTGGATTTATATCAGTTCCAGGCTTATCAAAGAGGTGGTCATGTCGGGGGGGTGTGTCAACGGCCTGGTTCCTGAACCCGTGGAAAAAGCTCTTATAGAACGGTTGGGAAGAACGGCAGCTAAAGAATCCCAGGTGGTGGTCAGCTGA
- a CDS encoding lytic murein transglycosylase yields the protein MNKPSCNFRAGFDFPSRCLPLLIVGFLLVTCCNVFAQADPFESLFSQLRQDGFSEDQIAIIRRSAGAPLFQTVSNTLHIRESKLNYEQFLDPSRLNKAEQFLQTHWSTLVRAEKGLGVDRTVIVAILLVETQLGQYTGKTPTLAILSTFALMDRESSRDAVWALLTEQDRTHWGRDAFDRKMLQRSKWAYAELCALLQWSEAQGFSAESCRGSVMGAVGWPQFLPSSMVHYAMDGNHDGRIDLYTPQDAIFSVANYLRGHGWPQAKDQAAKEAVIYGYNKSQPYVQTVLEIASRIQ from the coding sequence TTGAATAAGCCATCCTGTAACTTTCGAGCCGGCTTTGATTTCCCAAGCAGATGCCTTCCCCTTTTGATCGTCGGCTTCCTGCTTGTCACCTGCTGCAATGTCTTCGCACAGGCGGACCCTTTTGAATCATTATTCAGCCAACTGCGTCAAGATGGGTTCAGTGAGGACCAAATCGCCATTATCCGCAGATCCGCCGGGGCCCCCCTCTTTCAGACGGTTTCAAACACACTCCACATACGAGAAAGCAAATTGAATTACGAACAATTTCTGGATCCCTCCCGTTTGAACAAAGCGGAGCAGTTTCTTCAAACCCACTGGTCTACACTCGTCAGAGCGGAAAAGGGACTTGGAGTCGACCGAACGGTCATTGTGGCCATTTTGCTGGTCGAGACACAGTTGGGCCAGTACACGGGTAAAACCCCGACCCTCGCGATCCTTTCGACTTTTGCCCTCATGGACCGGGAAAGTTCCCGAGATGCCGTGTGGGCACTGCTCACCGAGCAGGATCGCACACATTGGGGGCGGGATGCATTTGACCGAAAAATGCTTCAAAGATCGAAGTGGGCTTATGCAGAACTTTGCGCTTTGCTTCAATGGTCTGAAGCCCAGGGATTCAGTGCCGAGTCCTGCCGGGGGTCCGTTATGGGCGCCGTAGGCTGGCCTCAGTTCCTGCCCTCCAGCATGGTTCACTATGCCATGGATGGCAATCATGACGGACGTATCGATCTTTACACCCCTCAGGACGCCATCTTCAGCGTTGCCAATTACCTGCGGGGCCACGGCTGGCCCCAGGCCAAAGACCAGGCCGCAAAGGAAGCGGTCATCTACGGCTACAACAAGAGCCAACCCTATGTTCAGACGGTTCTGGAAATCGCATCCCGCATTCAATAG